Proteins from one Mercurialis annua linkage group LG7, ddMerAnnu1.2, whole genome shotgun sequence genomic window:
- the LOC126655272 gene encoding probable LRR receptor-like serine/threonine-protein kinase At5g63710 isoform X1, with product MVYCRNNKMNYGYQISSSFAIWSIFSWWEGLLYLKIQMVATCFSTAITCLLFLNFVAVAYTSKDPDLQGEALIELLRGLNDSNHRMADWNYFFVSPCFSWSHVTCTNGNVISLSLASNGFSGTLSPAITKLKFLVNLELQNNNLSGSLPDYLANLVHLENLNLANNKFQGSIPSSWGKLVNLKRMDISSNNLIGRVPVQLFSIPEFNFTATGLTCGSNLAEPCISRSPAVPTKKSRLKIIVITACCGAFILLLLGFACQYHRSRRLKHDVFVDVAGEDDRKVSFGQLRRFSWREIQLATGNFSENNIIGQGGFGKVYKGVLSDNTKIAVKRLSDCNSPGGEAAFHREVQIISVAVHKNLLRLIGFCTTSSERILVYPYMQNLSVAYHLRELKAGEKGLDWDTRRRVAFGAAHGLEYLHEHCNPKIIHRDLKAANILLDDHFEAVVGDFGLAKAVDTQLTHVTTQVRGTMGHIAPEYLSTGKSSEKTDVFGYGVTLLELVNGKRAIDLARLDEEEDVLLIDHAKKLVRENRVDDIVDGNLKCYDRKQVEILVKVALLCTQSSPELRPRMAEVVKLLQGTGLTERWTEWEQLEDVRNQEFSLMSSHFLWPEHSTLHQEAIQLSNPR from the exons ATGGTTTATTgtagaaataataaaatgaattatgG GTATCAGATTTCATCTTCTTTTGCAATTTGGTCCATATTTAGTTGGTGGGAGGGTTTGTTATACTTG AAAATACAAATGGTGGCAACATGTTTCTCAACAGCCATCACCTGTCTCCTATTCCTTAATTTTGTAGCTGTTGCTTATACCTCCAAGGATCCTGACCTACAAG GTGAAGCTTTGATTGAGCTTCTTAGAGGACTCAATGATTCGAATCACCGAATGGCGGATTGGAATTACTTTTTTGTTAGCCCTTGCTTTAGTTGGTCTCATGTCACTTGCACAAATGGAAATGTCATATCCCT GAGCTTGGCTTCAAATGGATTTTCTGGAACCCTTTCACCTGCAATCACCAAACTGAAGTTCTTGGTTAACTT GGAACTGCAGAACAATAATTTATCTGGGTCATTGCCTGATTATCTTGCCAACCTGGTGCACCTTGAAAATCTAAATCTTGCTAATAATAAATTCCAAGGTTCTATACCTAGCAGTTGGGGAAAGCTGGTTAACTTAAAGCGTAT GGATATTTCTTCAAACAACTTAATCGGACGAGTACCAGTGCAACTATTTTCAATTCCTGAGTTCAA TTTTACAGCGACAGGTCTTACTTGTGGCTCCAATTTGGCAGAACCTTGCATCTCAAGGTCTCCTGCAG TTCCAACCAAGAAGTCAAGACTGAAAATCATTGTCATTACCGCATGCTGTGGCGCTTTCATACTTTTGCTCCTTGGCTTTGCATGCCAATATCATAGATCCCGCAGACTCAAACATGATGTTTTTGTTGATGTTGCTG GTGAAGATGACCGCAAAGTCTCTTTTGGACAGCTTAGAAGATTTTCTTGGCGTGAAATCCAACTGGCTACTGGCAATTTCAGTGAAAACAACATAATTGGACAGGGAGGATTTGGAAAAGTGTATAAAGGCGTCCTTTCAGACAACACAAAGATTGCCGTAAAACGTCTTTCAGATTGTAATAGTCCAGGAGGAGAGGCTGCTTTCCATAGAGAGGTTCAAATTATTAGTGTTGCAGTTCATAAGAATCTTTTACGGTTGATTGGGTTTTGTACAACTTCCTCGGAGAGAATCCTTGTTTATCCGTATATGCAAAATCTCAGTGTTGCATATCACCTGAGAG AGTTAAAAGCCGGAGAAAAGGGGCTGGATTGGGATACAAGGAGACGCGTGGCCTTTGGTGCAGCTCATGGGTTGGAGTATCTGCATGAGCATTGTAATCCTAAGATAATACACCGTGATTTAAAGGCTGCCAACATTCTCTTAGATGACCATTTTGAAGCTGTTGTTGGAGATTTTGGGCTAGCAAAGGCAGTCGACACACAGCTGACTCATGTGACGACTCAGGTACGTGGTACAATGGGTCATATTGCCCCAGAATATTTGTCGACTGGAAAATCTTCAGAAAAGACTGATGTTTTTGGATATGGGGTAACACTTCTGGAATTGGTGAATGGTAAGCGTGCAATCGATCTTGCCCGACTAGATGAGGAAGAGGATGTTCTTTTGATTGATCAT GCCAAAAAGTTGGTCAGAGAAAATAGAGTGGATGACATTGTGGATGGAAACTTGAAGTGTTATGACCGGAAACAAGTAGAGATATTGGTGAAGGTTGCTCTGCTTTGCACCCAAAGCTCACCGGAACTGCGCCCGAGAATGGCGGAAGTGGTGAAGCTGCTTCAAGGAACGGGCCTGACAGAGAGATGGACGGAGTGGGAGCAGCTGGAGGACGTCAGGAATCAAGAGTTCTCACTCATGTCTTCCCACTTTCTCTGGCCTGAACATTCCACTCTTCACCAAGAAGCTATTCAATTGTCCAACCCGAGATGA
- the LOC126655272 gene encoding probable LRR receptor-like serine/threonine-protein kinase At5g63710 isoform X2 has protein sequence MINPFHHSHNFVFAGIRFHLLLQFGPYLVGGRKIQMVATCFSTAITCLLFLNFVAVAYTSKDPDLQGEALIELLRGLNDSNHRMADWNYFFVSPCFSWSHVTCTNGNVISLSLASNGFSGTLSPAITKLKFLVNLELQNNNLSGSLPDYLANLVHLENLNLANNKFQGSIPSSWGKLVNLKRMDISSNNLIGRVPVQLFSIPEFNFTATGLTCGSNLAEPCISRSPAVPTKKSRLKIIVITACCGAFILLLLGFACQYHRSRRLKHDVFVDVAGEDDRKVSFGQLRRFSWREIQLATGNFSENNIIGQGGFGKVYKGVLSDNTKIAVKRLSDCNSPGGEAAFHREVQIISVAVHKNLLRLIGFCTTSSERILVYPYMQNLSVAYHLRELKAGEKGLDWDTRRRVAFGAAHGLEYLHEHCNPKIIHRDLKAANILLDDHFEAVVGDFGLAKAVDTQLTHVTTQVRGTMGHIAPEYLSTGKSSEKTDVFGYGVTLLELVNGKRAIDLARLDEEEDVLLIDHAKKLVRENRVDDIVDGNLKCYDRKQVEILVKVALLCTQSSPELRPRMAEVVKLLQGTGLTERWTEWEQLEDVRNQEFSLMSSHFLWPEHSTLHQEAIQLSNPR, from the exons ATGATTAATCCATTTCATCATTCCCACAATTTTGTGTTTGCAGGTATCAGATTTCATCTTCTTTTGCAATTTGGTCCATATTTAGTTGGTGGGAGG AAAATACAAATGGTGGCAACATGTTTCTCAACAGCCATCACCTGTCTCCTATTCCTTAATTTTGTAGCTGTTGCTTATACCTCCAAGGATCCTGACCTACAAG GTGAAGCTTTGATTGAGCTTCTTAGAGGACTCAATGATTCGAATCACCGAATGGCGGATTGGAATTACTTTTTTGTTAGCCCTTGCTTTAGTTGGTCTCATGTCACTTGCACAAATGGAAATGTCATATCCCT GAGCTTGGCTTCAAATGGATTTTCTGGAACCCTTTCACCTGCAATCACCAAACTGAAGTTCTTGGTTAACTT GGAACTGCAGAACAATAATTTATCTGGGTCATTGCCTGATTATCTTGCCAACCTGGTGCACCTTGAAAATCTAAATCTTGCTAATAATAAATTCCAAGGTTCTATACCTAGCAGTTGGGGAAAGCTGGTTAACTTAAAGCGTAT GGATATTTCTTCAAACAACTTAATCGGACGAGTACCAGTGCAACTATTTTCAATTCCTGAGTTCAA TTTTACAGCGACAGGTCTTACTTGTGGCTCCAATTTGGCAGAACCTTGCATCTCAAGGTCTCCTGCAG TTCCAACCAAGAAGTCAAGACTGAAAATCATTGTCATTACCGCATGCTGTGGCGCTTTCATACTTTTGCTCCTTGGCTTTGCATGCCAATATCATAGATCCCGCAGACTCAAACATGATGTTTTTGTTGATGTTGCTG GTGAAGATGACCGCAAAGTCTCTTTTGGACAGCTTAGAAGATTTTCTTGGCGTGAAATCCAACTGGCTACTGGCAATTTCAGTGAAAACAACATAATTGGACAGGGAGGATTTGGAAAAGTGTATAAAGGCGTCCTTTCAGACAACACAAAGATTGCCGTAAAACGTCTTTCAGATTGTAATAGTCCAGGAGGAGAGGCTGCTTTCCATAGAGAGGTTCAAATTATTAGTGTTGCAGTTCATAAGAATCTTTTACGGTTGATTGGGTTTTGTACAACTTCCTCGGAGAGAATCCTTGTTTATCCGTATATGCAAAATCTCAGTGTTGCATATCACCTGAGAG AGTTAAAAGCCGGAGAAAAGGGGCTGGATTGGGATACAAGGAGACGCGTGGCCTTTGGTGCAGCTCATGGGTTGGAGTATCTGCATGAGCATTGTAATCCTAAGATAATACACCGTGATTTAAAGGCTGCCAACATTCTCTTAGATGACCATTTTGAAGCTGTTGTTGGAGATTTTGGGCTAGCAAAGGCAGTCGACACACAGCTGACTCATGTGACGACTCAGGTACGTGGTACAATGGGTCATATTGCCCCAGAATATTTGTCGACTGGAAAATCTTCAGAAAAGACTGATGTTTTTGGATATGGGGTAACACTTCTGGAATTGGTGAATGGTAAGCGTGCAATCGATCTTGCCCGACTAGATGAGGAAGAGGATGTTCTTTTGATTGATCAT GCCAAAAAGTTGGTCAGAGAAAATAGAGTGGATGACATTGTGGATGGAAACTTGAAGTGTTATGACCGGAAACAAGTAGAGATATTGGTGAAGGTTGCTCTGCTTTGCACCCAAAGCTCACCGGAACTGCGCCCGAGAATGGCGGAAGTGGTGAAGCTGCTTCAAGGAACGGGCCTGACAGAGAGATGGACGGAGTGGGAGCAGCTGGAGGACGTCAGGAATCAAGAGTTCTCACTCATGTCTTCCCACTTTCTCTGGCCTGAACATTCCACTCTTCACCAAGAAGCTATTCAATTGTCCAACCCGAGATGA
- the LOC126655272 gene encoding probable LRR receptor-like serine/threonine-protein kinase At5g63710 isoform X3: protein MGIRFHLLLQFGPYLVGGRKIQMVATCFSTAITCLLFLNFVAVAYTSKDPDLQGEALIELLRGLNDSNHRMADWNYFFVSPCFSWSHVTCTNGNVISLSLASNGFSGTLSPAITKLKFLVNLELQNNNLSGSLPDYLANLVHLENLNLANNKFQGSIPSSWGKLVNLKRMDISSNNLIGRVPVQLFSIPEFNFTATGLTCGSNLAEPCISRSPAVPTKKSRLKIIVITACCGAFILLLLGFACQYHRSRRLKHDVFVDVAGEDDRKVSFGQLRRFSWREIQLATGNFSENNIIGQGGFGKVYKGVLSDNTKIAVKRLSDCNSPGGEAAFHREVQIISVAVHKNLLRLIGFCTTSSERILVYPYMQNLSVAYHLRELKAGEKGLDWDTRRRVAFGAAHGLEYLHEHCNPKIIHRDLKAANILLDDHFEAVVGDFGLAKAVDTQLTHVTTQVRGTMGHIAPEYLSTGKSSEKTDVFGYGVTLLELVNGKRAIDLARLDEEEDVLLIDHAKKLVRENRVDDIVDGNLKCYDRKQVEILVKVALLCTQSSPELRPRMAEVVKLLQGTGLTERWTEWEQLEDVRNQEFSLMSSHFLWPEHSTLHQEAIQLSNPR from the exons atgG GTATCAGATTTCATCTTCTTTTGCAATTTGGTCCATATTTAGTTGGTGGGAGG AAAATACAAATGGTGGCAACATGTTTCTCAACAGCCATCACCTGTCTCCTATTCCTTAATTTTGTAGCTGTTGCTTATACCTCCAAGGATCCTGACCTACAAG GTGAAGCTTTGATTGAGCTTCTTAGAGGACTCAATGATTCGAATCACCGAATGGCGGATTGGAATTACTTTTTTGTTAGCCCTTGCTTTAGTTGGTCTCATGTCACTTGCACAAATGGAAATGTCATATCCCT GAGCTTGGCTTCAAATGGATTTTCTGGAACCCTTTCACCTGCAATCACCAAACTGAAGTTCTTGGTTAACTT GGAACTGCAGAACAATAATTTATCTGGGTCATTGCCTGATTATCTTGCCAACCTGGTGCACCTTGAAAATCTAAATCTTGCTAATAATAAATTCCAAGGTTCTATACCTAGCAGTTGGGGAAAGCTGGTTAACTTAAAGCGTAT GGATATTTCTTCAAACAACTTAATCGGACGAGTACCAGTGCAACTATTTTCAATTCCTGAGTTCAA TTTTACAGCGACAGGTCTTACTTGTGGCTCCAATTTGGCAGAACCTTGCATCTCAAGGTCTCCTGCAG TTCCAACCAAGAAGTCAAGACTGAAAATCATTGTCATTACCGCATGCTGTGGCGCTTTCATACTTTTGCTCCTTGGCTTTGCATGCCAATATCATAGATCCCGCAGACTCAAACATGATGTTTTTGTTGATGTTGCTG GTGAAGATGACCGCAAAGTCTCTTTTGGACAGCTTAGAAGATTTTCTTGGCGTGAAATCCAACTGGCTACTGGCAATTTCAGTGAAAACAACATAATTGGACAGGGAGGATTTGGAAAAGTGTATAAAGGCGTCCTTTCAGACAACACAAAGATTGCCGTAAAACGTCTTTCAGATTGTAATAGTCCAGGAGGAGAGGCTGCTTTCCATAGAGAGGTTCAAATTATTAGTGTTGCAGTTCATAAGAATCTTTTACGGTTGATTGGGTTTTGTACAACTTCCTCGGAGAGAATCCTTGTTTATCCGTATATGCAAAATCTCAGTGTTGCATATCACCTGAGAG AGTTAAAAGCCGGAGAAAAGGGGCTGGATTGGGATACAAGGAGACGCGTGGCCTTTGGTGCAGCTCATGGGTTGGAGTATCTGCATGAGCATTGTAATCCTAAGATAATACACCGTGATTTAAAGGCTGCCAACATTCTCTTAGATGACCATTTTGAAGCTGTTGTTGGAGATTTTGGGCTAGCAAAGGCAGTCGACACACAGCTGACTCATGTGACGACTCAGGTACGTGGTACAATGGGTCATATTGCCCCAGAATATTTGTCGACTGGAAAATCTTCAGAAAAGACTGATGTTTTTGGATATGGGGTAACACTTCTGGAATTGGTGAATGGTAAGCGTGCAATCGATCTTGCCCGACTAGATGAGGAAGAGGATGTTCTTTTGATTGATCAT GCCAAAAAGTTGGTCAGAGAAAATAGAGTGGATGACATTGTGGATGGAAACTTGAAGTGTTATGACCGGAAACAAGTAGAGATATTGGTGAAGGTTGCTCTGCTTTGCACCCAAAGCTCACCGGAACTGCGCCCGAGAATGGCGGAAGTGGTGAAGCTGCTTCAAGGAACGGGCCTGACAGAGAGATGGACGGAGTGGGAGCAGCTGGAGGACGTCAGGAATCAAGAGTTCTCACTCATGTCTTCCCACTTTCTCTGGCCTGAACATTCCACTCTTCACCAAGAAGCTATTCAATTGTCCAACCCGAGATGA
- the LOC126655272 gene encoding probable LRR receptor-like serine/threonine-protein kinase At5g63710 isoform X4, translating to MVATCFSTAITCLLFLNFVAVAYTSKDPDLQGEALIELLRGLNDSNHRMADWNYFFVSPCFSWSHVTCTNGNVISLSLASNGFSGTLSPAITKLKFLVNLELQNNNLSGSLPDYLANLVHLENLNLANNKFQGSIPSSWGKLVNLKRMDISSNNLIGRVPVQLFSIPEFNFTATGLTCGSNLAEPCISRSPAVPTKKSRLKIIVITACCGAFILLLLGFACQYHRSRRLKHDVFVDVAGEDDRKVSFGQLRRFSWREIQLATGNFSENNIIGQGGFGKVYKGVLSDNTKIAVKRLSDCNSPGGEAAFHREVQIISVAVHKNLLRLIGFCTTSSERILVYPYMQNLSVAYHLRELKAGEKGLDWDTRRRVAFGAAHGLEYLHEHCNPKIIHRDLKAANILLDDHFEAVVGDFGLAKAVDTQLTHVTTQVRGTMGHIAPEYLSTGKSSEKTDVFGYGVTLLELVNGKRAIDLARLDEEEDVLLIDHAKKLVRENRVDDIVDGNLKCYDRKQVEILVKVALLCTQSSPELRPRMAEVVKLLQGTGLTERWTEWEQLEDVRNQEFSLMSSHFLWPEHSTLHQEAIQLSNPR from the exons ATGGTGGCAACATGTTTCTCAACAGCCATCACCTGTCTCCTATTCCTTAATTTTGTAGCTGTTGCTTATACCTCCAAGGATCCTGACCTACAAG GTGAAGCTTTGATTGAGCTTCTTAGAGGACTCAATGATTCGAATCACCGAATGGCGGATTGGAATTACTTTTTTGTTAGCCCTTGCTTTAGTTGGTCTCATGTCACTTGCACAAATGGAAATGTCATATCCCT GAGCTTGGCTTCAAATGGATTTTCTGGAACCCTTTCACCTGCAATCACCAAACTGAAGTTCTTGGTTAACTT GGAACTGCAGAACAATAATTTATCTGGGTCATTGCCTGATTATCTTGCCAACCTGGTGCACCTTGAAAATCTAAATCTTGCTAATAATAAATTCCAAGGTTCTATACCTAGCAGTTGGGGAAAGCTGGTTAACTTAAAGCGTAT GGATATTTCTTCAAACAACTTAATCGGACGAGTACCAGTGCAACTATTTTCAATTCCTGAGTTCAA TTTTACAGCGACAGGTCTTACTTGTGGCTCCAATTTGGCAGAACCTTGCATCTCAAGGTCTCCTGCAG TTCCAACCAAGAAGTCAAGACTGAAAATCATTGTCATTACCGCATGCTGTGGCGCTTTCATACTTTTGCTCCTTGGCTTTGCATGCCAATATCATAGATCCCGCAGACTCAAACATGATGTTTTTGTTGATGTTGCTG GTGAAGATGACCGCAAAGTCTCTTTTGGACAGCTTAGAAGATTTTCTTGGCGTGAAATCCAACTGGCTACTGGCAATTTCAGTGAAAACAACATAATTGGACAGGGAGGATTTGGAAAAGTGTATAAAGGCGTCCTTTCAGACAACACAAAGATTGCCGTAAAACGTCTTTCAGATTGTAATAGTCCAGGAGGAGAGGCTGCTTTCCATAGAGAGGTTCAAATTATTAGTGTTGCAGTTCATAAGAATCTTTTACGGTTGATTGGGTTTTGTACAACTTCCTCGGAGAGAATCCTTGTTTATCCGTATATGCAAAATCTCAGTGTTGCATATCACCTGAGAG AGTTAAAAGCCGGAGAAAAGGGGCTGGATTGGGATACAAGGAGACGCGTGGCCTTTGGTGCAGCTCATGGGTTGGAGTATCTGCATGAGCATTGTAATCCTAAGATAATACACCGTGATTTAAAGGCTGCCAACATTCTCTTAGATGACCATTTTGAAGCTGTTGTTGGAGATTTTGGGCTAGCAAAGGCAGTCGACACACAGCTGACTCATGTGACGACTCAGGTACGTGGTACAATGGGTCATATTGCCCCAGAATATTTGTCGACTGGAAAATCTTCAGAAAAGACTGATGTTTTTGGATATGGGGTAACACTTCTGGAATTGGTGAATGGTAAGCGTGCAATCGATCTTGCCCGACTAGATGAGGAAGAGGATGTTCTTTTGATTGATCAT GCCAAAAAGTTGGTCAGAGAAAATAGAGTGGATGACATTGTGGATGGAAACTTGAAGTGTTATGACCGGAAACAAGTAGAGATATTGGTGAAGGTTGCTCTGCTTTGCACCCAAAGCTCACCGGAACTGCGCCCGAGAATGGCGGAAGTGGTGAAGCTGCTTCAAGGAACGGGCCTGACAGAGAGATGGACGGAGTGGGAGCAGCTGGAGGACGTCAGGAATCAAGAGTTCTCACTCATGTCTTCCCACTTTCTCTGGCCTGAACATTCCACTCTTCACCAAGAAGCTATTCAATTGTCCAACCCGAGATGA